TCTTGAGACCCGTGTTGAGCGGAGCCGAAACAGTGGTGCGACGGGTAGTGTGTGGAGAGGGGTGTGTAAATAAAAAAAATGAACACAACAGCAGAAAAAATAAAAGCAGAAGATAAATTGGCAGTGGCGTTCGAAAAGCAACGGCCACAACTGCCTGGCAATGCTGCATTACAGGATATCCGTCAAAAGGCGATAAACGCATTTCTTGATAGGGGGATCCCTAATCGTAAAAGCGAAGAGTATAAATATTCCAATCCTGAAAAGTTATTTAAAGCAGACTATTTGATCTTAACTGCTGCACGGAATACTACGCTAACGGCAGATTCTGTCAAGCAATTCGAGATTGGGGGTATCAGTGACAACCATATTGTATTGCTGAATGGCTTTTACTCAAAACAATTATCATCTGTAACTAAATTGCCCAAAGGAGTTATTGTTACTGATCTTGCGGGTGCCTTTTTAAACCATCCGGATTTAATAGAAGACCATTTTTCAAAATATGCTGATGTAAATACGGATTCTTTCATTGCTTTAAACACATCTTTTGCTTCAGACGGATTATTTATTTATGTGCCCGATAAAGTTGTAATGGAGCACCCGCTGCACATCATTAATATTGTTTTTGTAAAAGAAGCCGCTTTGATTCAGCCGCGAAATTTATTTATTGTTGGCAAAAACGCTGAAGTAAAAATTGTTGAATCGTTTAATACACATCAGCTGAATGTAAAAACGACTGTCAATGCGGTTACAGAAGTCAATGTGGCCGAAAATGCAAAGGTCCAATACTACAAGCTTCAGAATAATTGTGAAAATATTTACCTGGTCAATACAACACAAGTTCATCAACAGGCCAGGTCACATTTCGATACAAATACGGTTACTTTAAATGGTGAATGGGTACGCAATAATTTGAATATAGTTGCAGACGCAGAGAACTGTGAAACGCACCTCAATGGATTATTCATTACAAGGGATAATCAGCACGTGGATAACCATACATTGGTTGATCACCAAAAGCCGAATTGTGAAAGCATCCAGTTGTACAAAGGGATTCTTGATAACAAGTCCACGGGCGTATTTAATGGGAAAATTTACGTTCGTCGGGATGCGCAGAAAATAAATGCGTACCAAAGCTCTAAAAATATTTTGCTGAGTGATGACGCAACGATCAATACTAAGCCTCAGTTGGAAATATATGCCAATGACGTAAAATGCTCGCATGGTTCATCAACCGGGCATTTGAATGAAGATGCCTTATTTTATCTTCGCTCACGGGGATTGGGAACAGAAAGCGCCAGGCGGATGTTGTTGTATGCTTTTGCGGCTGATGCTATAAATACTATACGTATTGAGCCGTTGAGAGTGTATGTGGATGCGTTGATTGAGAAAAGATTAAGTAATCCAAAATAAGAATTAAAAGGATTACACAGAGAAAAAAGGAGTAGTCACAGAGTTTCGCTGAGAAAAAAATATTATGATTGAATTATATCAAAAAAATGAACGCAACATACTCTGTGGTCCTCTGTGTAATTCTCTGTGGCTCTCTGTGTCCCAAAATAAATGAAAACGGCAGTAGAACATAAAATGAAATTTGATCAGGCGAAAATTCGTTCGGACTTTCCTATTCTATCGCGCGAGGTTAATAACAAGCCACTTATTTATTTCGACAGTGCTGCCACTGCCCAAAAACCACAAGTGGTAATTGACGCATTAAAAAAATATTATGAGTACGATAATGCCAATATTCATCGCGGCGTACACCGTTTGAGCCAGGATATTACCATTGAATATGAAGCAGCCCGTGTAACTATTCAAAAGCATTTGAATGCTGAATTTGTACATGAAATAATATTTACCAAAGGAACTACGGAATCTATCAGCCTTGTCGCCGCATCATTCGGAAAAAAATTTATTAAAGCCGGAGATGAGATCATTGTGAGTGAAATGGAGCACCATAGCAATATTTTGCCCTGGCAGTTATTGTGTGAAGAAAAAGGTGTAACATTAAAAGTGATTCCCATCAATGATAAGGGGGAACTTATTTTGGAAGAGTTTAAAAAAATGTTGAACTCCAAAACCAAAATGGTTGCTGTAACCCACGTATCAAATACTCTAGGTACAATAAACCCTGTAAAAGAAATAGTTCGCCTTGTGCGTGAGATGAACCCTTCCCAACGGGGAGGGCTGGGTGGAGCTTGTATTCTGATAGATGGAGCGCAGGCTGTACCACACATGAACGTTGACGTACAGGGCCTTGATTGTGACTTTTATTGTTTCAGCGGGCATAAGGTTTACGGGCCAACAGGTGTTGGTATATTATACGGGAAAGAAAAATGGCTTAATGATATGCCTCCATACCAGGGTGGGGGAGGAACAATTAAAACTGTAACATTCGCTAAAACAACCTATGCCGACCTGCCTTTAAAATTTGAAGCAGGAACTCCTCATATTGAAGGGGGAGTTGGTTTGGCTGTCGCGATTAATTATATTGATAATATTGGTTTGGATAATATTGCTGCTTATGAGCATGGATTGTTGGAATATGCGACCGAAAGGTTAATGCATATAAGCGGCTTGCGGATCATCGGGAATGCAAAAAGTAAAGCAAGTGTTATCTCATTTGTAATTGATGGATTACATCCCTTGGATATCGGAACAATATTGGATAAGCAGGGAATAGCTGTTCGTACAGGCCACCACTGCACACAGCCGTTGATGGAGCACTATGGTATTCCCGGAACGATCCGTGCTTCTTTCGCGTTTTATAATACAAAGGAAGAAATAGATAAATTGGCAGAAGGAATAGAGAAAGCGATAAAGATGTTAAAGTAAGAAGGTTCAAGGTTCTGTGTTCAAAGTTCAAGGTTAAAAAGGATCAAGAAAATAAGCATGAAAATTGAAGAAATTGAACGGGAAATAATTGAAGAATTCGAATTGTTTGAAAACAATTGGGAAGGAAAATACGAACATTTAATTGAGCTGGGAAAATCCTTACCATTGATTGATGCAAAATATAAAACAGAAGATAAGCTTATTAAGGGATGTCAAAGCAGAGTCTGGCTTCATTCAGAATTGAAAAATGGGAAAGTAATTTACACGGCCGACAGTGATGCGATCATTACAAAAGGGTTGGTAGCATTGATTGTTAGAGTATTAGCAGATCACACTCCTGATGAGATTATTGACGCGAAAATGGATTTCATTGATAAGATCGGATTAAAAGAACATTTGTCACCAACGCGTGCGAATGGTTTGGTGAGTATGATCAAACAAATGAAAATGGATGCTCTCGCCTTTAAGACGAGAGGTTAAAAAGTTCAAGGTTCCGGGTTCAAGGTTAAAACAACTTTGAACACGGAACCTTGAACCTTGAACTAAACTATGGGTGCAATAATTATATCAAAAAACACAGAGCTGACTCAAAGGGTCATCGACATGATTAAAACGTGCTATGATCCGGAGATACCTGTTGATATATGGGAACTCGGATTGATATACGAGATCAGGCTTGATGATGAAAATAACCTCGAAGTAAAAATGACATTAACTTCACCATCATGTCCGGTCGCAGAAACGCTGCCGCCCGAAGTTGAACAAAAATTAAGAGGAGTTGAAGGAATTAAATCAGCAAAAATTGAACTTACGTTTGAGCCGCCCTGGGATAAAAGCATGATGACCGAGGTGGCGCAGGTGGAGCTAGGGTTTATGTAAGGCAGATATGAGATGTGAGATATGAGTATTGAGACTCTCATATCTCATATTTCAATACTCACATCCAATGATAGTAAATAAAGTAGCGCAAAGCGGCCTGGTTGAGTTTAACCTGGAGGATCATTATCCTGAAGGAGAACGCGTGTTGCTGGACGTGAAAGAACATTTGTTCCAGGGTTTGATATTAAGAGAAAAGGAGTTCCGCGAGTTTGTGAAAAATGAAGATTGGAGCAAATACAGGGATAAATATGTAGCTATTGTTTGTTCGGCGGATGCCATAGTTCCAACCTGGGCGTATATGCTGCTGGTAACAGTTATAGAGCCTTTTGCAAAAAAAGTAGTGTTCGGTGATCTGAAAACGCTGGAAACAATTTTATATAACGAAGCGCTTTCTAAAATAAACCCTGCTGATTATGCCGATCAACGAATAGTTATTAAAGGCTGCAGCAACCTGCCTGTGCCGGAATCAGCTTATGTGGAAATTACCCGCATCCTTCGTCCGGTTGCCAAAAGCATTATGTATGGTGAGCCGTGTTCAACAGTCCCACTTTATAAAAAGAAATAATTTTTTTACTTTTTTGTCCCTCGACCCTTTCCCTCGTCCCTGCTTTAATAAGCCCTCACATTCTTCCCTTCCATAAAATTGATGAAAGCTCGGTTCACTACTTTGTTCCCGCCGGGAGTAGGATAGTCACCCGTAAAATACCAGTCGCCTTTGTGGTTAGGACATGATTGGTGCAGACCCTTGATTGATTGAAAAATGATCTCAAGTTCAGCATTAAGACCCTCAGGACGAAGCAAGTCGGATATTTTAGCAGAGATCTGGTCATATTTGAAAAGAGCATAAATCTCCTTCACTATATTTTTAATTTTTTCCTTTGGCAGATCTTCCTGCGCTTTGGCACGCTCATACAATTCTTCAATGAAATTTTCTTTATAATTCTCTTTCAGGAGTTTGATTGCCGCTTCAAAAGCAACGAACTCGGCCATTTTCGACATATTGATGCCATAACAGTCGGGGTATCGTATTTGCGGTGCTGAAGAAACAACAACAATTTTCTTTGGTTCAAGACGGTCCAGGATACGTATGATACTTTGCTTTAAAGTGGTGCCTCGTACAATAGAATCATCAAGTACCACGAGGCTGTCAACTCCGCGTTTCACAACACCGTATGTTGTATCATAAACGTGGGCAACCATGTCGTCGCGTGCACTGTCATTGGTGATGAATGTACGCAACTTGGCATCTTTGATCGGTATTTTTTCTATGCGAAGCCGTTGAGATAAAATCTTTTTTAGTTGCTCATCACTCAGCTTGCCATTTGCTGCTTTTATTTTTTTTATTTTGAGATCGTTCAGGTAATTGTTGACTCCATCAACGAGCCCGATAAAAGCTACCTCGGCGGTATTCGGAATATATGAAAATACTGTATTCTCAATATTGTGATCTACTGAAGCAAGCACACGGTCAGCCAGGTTGTAACCAAGACTTTTACGCTCTTCGTAAATAGATGCATCACTCCCGCGTGAAAAATAAATCCGTTCAAAAGAGCAGGCTTTTTTCATGCCCTCTTTTATGATCTTATGCTCGCCTACCTCACCATTCTTTCTGATGATCAGCGCGTGTCCCGGGGTTAACTCTTTTATTTTTTCAATGGAAACATTAAATGCCGTTTGAATTACAGGACGTTCAGAAGTGACAACTGCTACTTCATCGTCAATATAATAAAATACAGGGCGGATGCCATTTGGATCACGTAAAACAAAGGCGTCACCATGACCAAACATCCCTGCCATTGCATAGCCGCCATCCCATTTCTTACTGGAGTCCTTTAATATTTTTACTATATCAATATTCTGAGCAATAAGTTCTGAAATGGCAGCTTTACTATTACCCTGCTTTTTGAATTGTTTGAAAAGGCGTTCATTTTCTTCATCCAAAAAATGCCCGATCTTTTCCATCACTGTAACTGTATCTGTCTTTTCACGGGGATGTTGTCCGAGATCAACGAGCTGATTAAAAAGCTCGTCCACATTGGTGAGATTGAAGTTCCCGGCGACAACAAGGTTGCGGGTCTTCCAGTTATTCTGCCGAAGAAAAGGATGGCAGTTTTCAATACTATTGCCTCCATAAGTCGCATAACGCAAATGGCCGAGTAATAATTCACCGGCAAAGTCAATATTTTTTTTGAGCCATTCTGTATCGCCGGCACGTTCGGGTTTGTTTTTAAAAACACTATTGAACGGGGCATTTATCTTTGAAAAAATTTCCTGTATGGCCCGGCTGGATGATGAACGATGACGGTTGATGTAAGCGGTTCCGGGTTTAGTATCCAGTTTAATAGAAGCTACTCCCGCGCCGTCCTGGCCACGGTTGTGTTGTTTTTCCATTAAAAGGCACAACTTATTTATCCCGTAAAGAGCTGTTCCGTATTTGTCGTAGTAATATTGGAGAGGTTTTAGTAACCTGATAACTGCTATCCCACACTCGTGCTTTATTTGATCGCTCATGTACAGTGCAAATTTAGCTCTTTTTGACGAGAGTAAAGCGGAGATATCGCAG
The sequence above is drawn from the Bacteroidota bacterium genome and encodes:
- a CDS encoding DUF59 domain-containing protein, with protein sequence MGAIIISKNTELTQRVIDMIKTCYDPEIPVDIWELGLIYEIRLDDENNLEVKMTLTSPSCPVAETLPPEVEQKLRGVEGIKSAKIELTFEPPWDKSMMTEVAQVELGFM
- a CDS encoding DUF2480 family protein, with protein sequence MIVNKVAQSGLVEFNLEDHYPEGERVLLDVKEHLFQGLILREKEFREFVKNEDWSKYRDKYVAIVCSADAIVPTWAYMLLVTVIEPFAKKVVFGDLKTLETILYNEALSKINPADYADQRIVIKGCSNLPVPESAYVEITRILRPVAKSIMYGEPCSTVPLYKKK
- a CDS encoding SufE family protein, which encodes MKIEEIEREIIEEFELFENNWEGKYEHLIELGKSLPLIDAKYKTEDKLIKGCQSRVWLHSELKNGKVIYTADSDAIITKGLVALIVRVLADHTPDEIIDAKMDFIDKIGLKEHLSPTRANGLVSMIKQMKMDALAFKTRG
- the sufD gene encoding Fe-S cluster assembly protein SufD; the encoded protein is MNTTAEKIKAEDKLAVAFEKQRPQLPGNAALQDIRQKAINAFLDRGIPNRKSEEYKYSNPEKLFKADYLILTAARNTTLTADSVKQFEIGGISDNHIVLLNGFYSKQLSSVTKLPKGVIVTDLAGAFLNHPDLIEDHFSKYADVNTDSFIALNTSFASDGLFIYVPDKVVMEHPLHIINIVFVKEAALIQPRNLFIVGKNAEVKIVESFNTHQLNVKTTVNAVTEVNVAENAKVQYYKLQNNCENIYLVNTTQVHQQARSHFDTNTVTLNGEWVRNNLNIVADAENCETHLNGLFITRDNQHVDNHTLVDHQKPNCESIQLYKGILDNKSTGVFNGKIYVRRDAQKINAYQSSKNILLSDDATINTKPQLEIYANDVKCSHGSSTGHLNEDALFYLRSRGLGTESARRMLLYAFAADAINTIRIEPLRVYVDALIEKRLSNPK
- a CDS encoding class II glutamine amidotransferase, giving the protein MSDQIKHECGIAVIRLLKPLQYYYDKYGTALYGINKLCLLMEKQHNRGQDGAGVASIKLDTKPGTAYINRHRSSSSRAIQEIFSKINAPFNSVFKNKPERAGDTEWLKKNIDFAGELLLGHLRYATYGGNSIENCHPFLRQNNWKTRNLVVAGNFNLTNVDELFNQLVDLGQHPREKTDTVTVMEKIGHFLDEENERLFKQFKKQGNSKAAISELIAQNIDIVKILKDSSKKWDGGYAMAGMFGHGDAFVLRDPNGIRPVFYYIDDEVAVVTSERPVIQTAFNVSIEKIKELTPGHALIIRKNGEVGEHKIIKEGMKKACSFERIYFSRGSDASIYEERKSLGYNLADRVLASVDHNIENTVFSYIPNTAEVAFIGLVDGVNNYLNDLKIKKIKAANGKLSDEQLKKILSQRLRIEKIPIKDAKLRTFITNDSARDDMVAHVYDTTYGVVKRGVDSLVVLDDSIVRGTTLKQSIIRILDRLEPKKIVVVSSAPQIRYPDCYGINMSKMAEFVAFEAAIKLLKENYKENFIEELYERAKAQEDLPKEKIKNIVKEIYALFKYDQISAKISDLLRPEGLNAELEIIFQSIKGLHQSCPNHKGDWYFTGDYPTPGGNKVVNRAFINFMEGKNVRAY
- a CDS encoding cysteine desulfurase, encoding MKTAVEHKMKFDQAKIRSDFPILSREVNNKPLIYFDSAATAQKPQVVIDALKKYYEYDNANIHRGVHRLSQDITIEYEAARVTIQKHLNAEFVHEIIFTKGTTESISLVAASFGKKFIKAGDEIIVSEMEHHSNILPWQLLCEEKGVTLKVIPINDKGELILEEFKKMLNSKTKMVAVTHVSNTLGTINPVKEIVRLVREMNPSQRGGLGGACILIDGAQAVPHMNVDVQGLDCDFYCFSGHKVYGPTGVGILYGKEKWLNDMPPYQGGGGTIKTVTFAKTTYADLPLKFEAGTPHIEGGVGLAVAINYIDNIGLDNIAAYEHGLLEYATERLMHISGLRIIGNAKSKASVISFVIDGLHPLDIGTILDKQGIAVRTGHHCTQPLMEHYGIPGTIRASFAFYNTKEEIDKLAEGIEKAIKMLK